The proteins below come from a single Edaphobacter acidisoli genomic window:
- a CDS encoding RNA polymerase sigma factor: protein MEDMATLAISPGLLEDLQAAESHHAAGDFAQMDDAVIMLELRTGNMAGFDYLIQKYRKPIIRFMYRMVHNQAVAEELAQEVFLRVYRSRETYRAEARFSTWLYRIATNLGVNHARDTRRERSASTVYLDEPDPESGTTPDVADTAPDVEAKILRRERMEAIRQHVMSLPERQRMAVLMHKYEGMDYRQIGEVLKLSESATKSLLFRAYQTLREKLKDFI, encoded by the coding sequence ATGGAGGATATGGCTACGCTGGCGATCAGCCCCGGACTACTCGAAGACCTGCAGGCGGCTGAGTCCCATCACGCCGCAGGCGATTTCGCCCAAATGGACGACGCCGTCATTATGCTGGAGCTCCGTACCGGCAACATGGCTGGCTTCGACTACCTGATCCAGAAGTATCGCAAGCCAATCATCCGTTTCATGTATCGGATGGTCCACAATCAGGCCGTAGCCGAAGAGTTAGCGCAGGAGGTTTTCCTGCGGGTCTACCGCTCGCGCGAGACCTACCGGGCTGAAGCACGGTTCAGCACATGGCTCTACCGCATCGCCACCAACCTCGGGGTCAACCACGCGCGCGATACCCGGCGCGAACGGTCCGCCTCAACTGTCTATCTGGACGAGCCCGATCCGGAGTCCGGGACTACACCCGATGTCGCTGATACCGCCCCGGACGTCGAGGCAAAGATTTTGCGCCGGGAGCGTATGGAGGCGATCCGGCAACACGTCATGTCTCTGCCGGAAAGGCAGCGCATGGCCGTGCTGATGCACAAGTACGAAGGCATGGACTACCGCCAGATCGGCGAGGTACTGAAGCTGAGCGAGTCCGCAACCAAATCGCTGCTCTTCCGCGCGTATCAAACTTTGCGCGAGAAACTTAAGGATTTTATCTAG
- a CDS encoding DUF3106 domain-containing protein, producing the protein MAKTRKLLPLMLSVMLVSGGASASWGQRGMHFARQVRPAARQTQHPAQRQAQPPRPNPAMRQGPGQMRNQEHLGQWMQQHSNMSLADQQKALDNEPGFRSLPPDVQQRYHNHLAQLNAMPPAQRERWLARTEMMERLNPAERQQVRGAMQQLGSLPVDRRRLVARAFRDLREMPPEQRQTILNSDRFRGQFSDQERGTLSNLLRVEPYLPITPSNEAPTQGK; encoded by the coding sequence ATGGCCAAAACCCGAAAGCTGCTGCCACTCATGCTCTCCGTCATGCTCGTGAGCGGTGGTGCGTCTGCAAGCTGGGGTCAACGCGGCATGCACTTCGCTCGTCAGGTACGTCCGGCCGCACGCCAGACCCAGCACCCGGCGCAACGCCAAGCGCAGCCTCCCAGGCCCAACCCCGCCATGCGCCAGGGGCCAGGCCAGATGCGCAATCAGGAGCATCTCGGCCAGTGGATGCAGCAACACAGCAACATGTCGCTGGCTGACCAGCAAAAAGCACTCGACAACGAACCCGGCTTTCGCAGCCTTCCCCCCGACGTTCAGCAGCGTTATCACAACCACCTGGCTCAGCTCAACGCCATGCCTCCTGCCCAGCGCGAGCGCTGGCTCGCCCGCACTGAAATGATGGAGAGGCTCAATCCCGCTGAACGCCAGCAGGTACGCGGCGCCATGCAGCAGTTGGGCTCACTTCCCGTAGATCGTCGTCGCCTTGTCGCACGCGCTTTCCGTGATCTGCGCGAGATGCCACCAGAGCAGCGCCAGACCATCCTGAACTCGGACCGCTTCCGCGGCCAGTTCAGCGATCAGGAGCGAGGAACGCTATCCAATCTCCTTCGCGTCGAGCCGTACCTGCCCATCACTCCATCGAACGAAGCGCCCACACAGGGCAAGTAA
- a CDS encoding proline dehydrogenase family protein encodes MGRRLSSRFVAGMTVEDAVAACERLNREGIRATLDSLGESVTVAEQAQASAEIYHRLLDAIVERGLDANVSVKLSQVGMDFDPVLAERIVGAMVEHAAQAGSFVRIDMEGSPYTEATIAITEGLAARFPGSVGTVLQAYLYRTEADAERLLGQGIRIRLCKGAYKEGPDVAFAAKADVDANYVKLMKRMVTYRNNGSGVFCGIATHDEAIVDAMRLFVRDEDVDKSAFEFQMLYGIRRDLQRRLVAEGFGVRVYVPFGPEWYPYFMRRLAERPANVFFLVKNMLRS; translated from the coding sequence ATGGGCCGAAGGCTGTCGAGCCGGTTTGTTGCTGGAATGACGGTGGAGGACGCTGTTGCTGCGTGCGAACGGCTGAACCGCGAAGGCATTCGGGCGACGCTTGATTCGCTGGGCGAAAGCGTGACGGTTGCGGAACAGGCGCAGGCTTCGGCAGAGATCTATCATCGGCTGCTGGATGCGATTGTGGAGCGCGGACTTGATGCGAATGTGAGCGTGAAGCTGTCGCAGGTGGGGATGGACTTCGACCCGGTTCTCGCGGAGCGAATTGTCGGTGCGATGGTCGAACATGCGGCGCAGGCAGGGTCGTTTGTGCGGATCGATATGGAAGGCTCGCCGTATACGGAGGCGACGATTGCGATCACGGAAGGCCTGGCAGCGCGGTTTCCCGGGAGCGTTGGCACGGTGCTGCAGGCCTATCTCTATCGCACGGAAGCCGACGCGGAGCGGCTGCTGGGGCAGGGAATTCGCATACGGCTGTGCAAAGGCGCATACAAGGAAGGACCTGATGTCGCCTTTGCCGCGAAGGCGGATGTGGATGCGAATTATGTGAAGCTGATGAAGCGCATGGTGACGTATCGGAACAATGGCAGCGGCGTCTTCTGTGGTATTGCAACGCACGATGAGGCGATCGTTGATGCGATGCGTTTGTTTGTGCGCGACGAAGATGTAGACAAGAGCGCCTTTGAGTTTCAAATGCTCTATGGGATTAGGCGCGATTTGCAACGAAGGCTGGTGGCAGAGGGTTTCGGTGTACGGGTGTATGTTCCGTTCGGGCCGGAGTGGTATCCATACTTCATGCGCAGATTGGCGGAGCGGCCAGCGAATGTTTTCTTTCTTGTGAAGAACATGTTACGAAGCTAA
- a CDS encoding dolichyl-phosphate beta-glucosyltransferase, producing the protein MAHPQLSIVIPAYNESARIDEALERVLGCVTEQGWDAEVLVVDDGSKDDTAAIVQRWMNDHPRLHLIQNPGNRGKGYSVRNGLLQAAGDIVMFTDADLSAPMEEANLLFAALNNGADVAIGSRWLDRARQTIHQPLYRQFFGRCFNWITRTVMGLPFKDTQCGFKAFKRPAAQVIFRLQTIERWGFDPEILFIARKLKYVIREVPVTWGHDERSRISYLKDGMKMLEDMARIRGNSLAGRYDRAIAEMKDTSSMVTPPVVKVRAQAGR; encoded by the coding sequence ATGGCGCATCCTCAACTCAGCATCGTGATTCCGGCCTACAACGAAAGCGCACGCATCGACGAGGCGCTGGAACGCGTGCTGGGCTGTGTGACGGAACAGGGATGGGACGCCGAGGTCCTTGTTGTCGATGATGGCTCGAAGGACGATACGGCAGCGATTGTGCAGCGGTGGATGAATGACCATCCTCGCCTGCACCTGATTCAGAACCCAGGCAATCGAGGCAAAGGCTATTCCGTGCGCAACGGATTGCTGCAGGCGGCTGGCGACATTGTGATGTTTACGGACGCTGATCTTTCGGCCCCGATGGAAGAGGCCAACTTGCTATTTGCGGCTCTGAACAACGGCGCGGATGTGGCGATTGGGTCGCGGTGGCTGGACAGGGCACGGCAGACGATTCATCAGCCTCTGTATCGCCAGTTCTTCGGCCGCTGTTTTAACTGGATTACACGGACTGTGATGGGACTTCCGTTCAAGGACACGCAGTGCGGGTTCAAGGCTTTTAAACGGCCGGCGGCGCAGGTGATCTTCCGGTTGCAGACGATTGAACGGTGGGGATTCGATCCGGAGATTTTGTTTATTGCGCGCAAGCTGAAGTACGTGATTCGCGAGGTTCCGGTGACGTGGGGGCACGACGAGCGCAGCCGCATCAGCTACCTGAAAGATGGCATGAAGATGCTGGAAGATATGGCGCGGATTCGTGGCAACTCGCTGGCTGGACGCTATGACAGAGCGATCGCGGAGATGAAGGACACCAGCTCGATGGTGACGCCGCCGGTGGTGAAGGTGCGGGCCCAGGCCGGGCGATAG